Sequence from the Thermosipho affectus genome:
AGAAGAGCACCAGGTGGGGTTGAGCTTCATGCAAAAGAAGTTATTCCCATCCAAATTCCAAAAGAAGATTTTCCAATAAATAAACCAGATCATAGTATTGAGTATTTGATGGATCATAGGCATCTTTGGTTACGTTCAAGAAGGCAAATGCATATTTTATACATAAGAGATGCCGTGTTAAGGGCTATAAGAAAATTTTATTGGGAAAATGGTTTTGTACAAGTGGATACTCCAATATTCACTGGTGCAATTGGTGAGTCGGCAGGTAATTTGTTTGAAATAGATTATTTTGATTATGGTAAAGTATACCTTGCTCAAACTGGTCAATTATATTTGGAAGCTGCGTGTATGGCACTTGGGAGGGTGTTTAATTTAGGACCTACCTTTAGAGCGGAAAAATCTAAAACAAGAAGACATCTTATTGAATTTTGGATGAATGAAGCGGAAGTTGCGTATTTTGAACATGAGGACAATTTGAAATTGCAAGAGAGCTTAGTATCGTACATAGTAAAGTATGTGCTTGAAAATGCAAGAGATCATCTTGAAGCGTTAAATAGAGATATTTCTAAATTAGAAAAGATAGAAGCTCCATTCCCGAGAATTACTTATACAGAAGCGGTAAACCTTCTTCAAAAGAAAGGATATAATATAGAATGGGGTGATGATTTTGGAGGCGATGAGGAAACAGAGATTGCAAAACAGTTTGAAAAACCTGTGTTTGTAACGCATTATCCAAGAAAAGCCAAAGCATTTTATATGCAACCTGATCCAGATAATCCAGATGTGGTTTTGTGCGATGATTTAATTGCGCCAGAGGGATATGGAGAAATTATAGGAGCTTCTCAAAGAATCCACGATTATGATTTGCTTGTAGAAAGGTTGAAAGAATTTAACTTACCCGTTGAAGCATACGATTGGTACCTTGATTTGAGAAGATTTGGGACTGTTCCACATAGTGGGTTTGGTTTAGGAATAGAAAGAACAATAGCCTGGATTGCAGGGTTAGAACATATTAGAGAAGCAATACCATTCCCAAGAACACTATACAGGATTCATCCATAAAGTGAGTCCAAGCCTTTGTGGCTTGGACTTATTTTTTATATACCTTTGTGAATTTTTCCTTTACGTATTCAATAAAGTATTTTGGATTAAGTTCTTCGTTTGAAATTTCCTTTATAAGTTCAATTGGCATAAGAGTTTTTCCTTTGGAATGTACTTTTTTGCGCAGCCAGGAAAGTATTTCGATAAATTGACCTTTTTCTACTTTTTCTCCAAAATTTGGGATATCCTTTTTCATTGTATAATAGATTTGAGCAGCGTATAGATTTCCAAGCATATATGAAGGGAAATAACCAAAAGAGCCGTGAGCCCAGTGAACATCTTGTAATACTCCAAATGCATCATTTTTTGGTACTATTCCAAGGTATTCTTTCATTTTTTTGTTCCACAACTTGGGTAGTTCATCAACGGTTATCCTATCGTTGATTAATGCTTCTTCGAGTTCAAATCTTAACATTATATGTAAATTATATGTTACTTCATCTGCTTCGGTTCTTATTAGTGACCTTTCAACTGTGTTGATAGCTCTCCAGAATTCTTCTACTTTCACGTTTTTGAAATTTGGAAAGTATTTTGTAAATTTTGGGTATATAAATTTCCAAAACTCCAAACTTCTTCCCACAATATTTTCCCAAAATCTCGATTGACTTTCATGAATGCCCATGGAAGCACCATCACCAATGGGAAGACCTCTGAATTCCTCTGGAATACCTTGTTCATACAAAGCATGGCCACACTCGTGAATTGTGCTAAATATCGAATTTTTGATATCGTATTTGTCGAATCTTGTGGTTATTCTTATATCGTTATGTGAAATAGATATGGTAAATGGATGTGCGGAAATATCTAATCTACCTGCACCAAGGTCATAATTTAAAATCTTTAAAAGTTCCATAGAAAATTCCTTTTGTTTTTCTATACTGTATTTGCCTTTTAGAATTTCCGTGTTTGGTTTATTGCCACTATCAAGTTCGTTGATAAATTCAACTAAAAATTTTCTAAGCTCTACTATTATGCTTTTTAGTTGATCTGTTTTAAGACCAGGTTCATAGTCGTCAAGTAGAACGTCGTATTTGTTACTTTCATAACCTATACATTCTATTACTTTTTTCTCTAAATCTACCACTTTTTTCAAATGAGGTTTAAATATTTCAAAATTATCTTTTTCTTTTGCCTTTTGCCATGCTTGTTGGGATAAAGCTGTTTCAAATTGTAATTCTTTGAAAAGTTCAGGTGGTATTTTTTCATGTTTTTCAAATTCTTTTTTTACTAATTTTAAGATTGCTTTATCTTCATCATCCTCTGGGGTAGCAGATTCTAGTAACTCCTTTGTTTTCTCTGAGATAAATTCTTTAAAAACATACGTTGAAATTTCACCAATAATTTCCGCCCTTTTTTCAGCTGCCTTTTCAGGCATATACGTTTCCATGTCCCAGTGTAATAAAGAAAGGGCGTTTTCAAATTTTGATAATCTTTTTAGATGTTTTTTTAGTTTTTCCATTTTTGTCCCCCTTTACTGCAATTTTTTGTGCATTTCAGATTGTATTAAAAGTGATTCAAATCCGTTTTCCACTAGTGCAGTATACATGGGATCATCTTCTGGGACGGAAGTTGCAGAGATAATTTTACAGTTTGTTTCATTTCTCAAAAAAGCTATTGCAACTTTTGCAATTTCATCCCATTTTTCTTTGTCTTTTGTTCCAAGATCAACTATATAAGTGGTGTTATCTTCGTTTTTCCCCCACACAAGATAACCTTCAGTTTTGTCGGTAATCAATCTTACATGGTTATATCTTCCATTTGCAAGAAGTAAGGTTACAGGTTCACGTTGCCAATTTGGTTTTCTACCAGACAATTGAAGGTTTAGTGAAAGAGTGTAGATATACCTTGGTTCGACTTTGATAGATCTAAAATATATATCTTTACTTTTTACATTTTTATTAATTAAGAGATGTAATTTTCGTCTTTCTCTAAAACCATGTTTTTCGTAAAATCTATATGCCCTTGAGTCTTTTGTTATAACTTCCAAAGATATTGTTTGAATGCCTTTCCATTTAAGATAGTTTGTTGAATGTTCGAGGATAAAGCTTGCAGTTCCAGTTCCTCGTTCTTCTTTAACGACCCCCATTGCATCGATTCTAGCCCTTTCATGTCTTATGCTGTTAACTATGAATCCTACGGGCTTGGTGTCTCTCAAAAATATGAAACTATCTTCAAGAAATATGGAATTTTCTCTGACATCCATTTCAAAATTTACTACATTCCAATTTACAGGAACAGTGTAATCTTGGAAAACCTTGTTTACAAAGTTCACAAAATCAATTAAAGAATATTCATTCAGAGTTAATATTTTTAGATTCATTTTCCCCCCCCTCTTTTGAAAAATTCAAAATACTTTTCGCCATGTTTTCGTCTAATATCCCTAATATGGCAATGTTTAGCATTCCAGTTGCTTTGGATAAAGTTTTTTTATCCGCAATTTCAACGAAGGGAACATTTGATATATCACATCTTATTTTTATATCTTTTTTTACCCTTTGTCCTGTATCCTTAGCTATTAATATTACTTTTGTTTTTATTTTAGGGTTTTTAATGTATTCACGTATATTATCTTTTCCATATACCAATTTTTTTGCTTTTGATGCAAATCCAAGAAGAGTTAAAATTTTTTGCTCATTCACACTTACACCTCCATATTGTATGAATCTACACAAGCAAATGCATTGTGATTATGTATAGATTCGTAACTTTCCACCTCAACTTTGAACCATTTGAGCTTTGGGTTATTTTTTAATTCAAGTGCAATGTCTCTTGCAACGTCTTCTACAAATTTAGGGTTTTCGTATGCTTTTTCTGTTAAAAATTTTTCGTCAGGTCTTTTTAAGAGAGAAAATAATGGTACGCTTGAGTGTTTTTCAGCAATTTCTATAAGTTCTTCAAACCATACGAGGTCTGATGTTTCTACTTCAATTCTTACGTGTGCCCTTTGATTATGTGCGTTATATTTGCTGATCTCTTTTGAGCAAGGACACAAAGTTTGCACAGGCACTTCAACTACAATGAAAAATTCGCATTTTTCTGGTCCATCATATGCTTTAAAACCACAAGTATATTCCATATAGCTTTCTATTTTTGTTACAGGTGCTTTCTTTTTGATAAAATATGGAAACATTATTTCAATTTTTGCACTTTTTGCCTTTAGGGTTTTTTTTAAATCATCTAGAATCATCTTAATATTTTTGGGATCAATTTTTAAGTGAAATTTGTTAAAGACTTCTAAAAACCTACTCATATGAGTGCC
This genomic interval carries:
- the asnS gene encoding asparagine--tRNA ligase, which gives rise to MWVYIKDLKDYIGEEVELRGWVWRSRSSGKIAFINMRDGTGIAQVVVEASSVDEETFKNSRKLRMESSLIVRGIVKEERRAPGGVELHAKEVIPIQIPKEDFPINKPDHSIEYLMDHRHLWLRSRRQMHILYIRDAVLRAIRKFYWENGFVQVDTPIFTGAIGESAGNLFEIDYFDYGKVYLAQTGQLYLEAACMALGRVFNLGPTFRAEKSKTRRHLIEFWMNEAEVAYFEHEDNLKLQESLVSYIVKYVLENARDHLEALNRDISKLEKIEAPFPRITYTEAVNLLQKKGYNIEWGDDFGGDEETEIAKQFEKPVFVTHYPRKAKAFYMQPDPDNPDVVLCDDLIAPEGYGEIIGASQRIHDYDLLVERLKEFNLPVEAYDWYLDLRRFGTVPHSGFGLGIERTIAWIAGLEHIREAIPFPRTLYRIHP
- a CDS encoding carboxypeptidase M32 is translated as MEKLKKHLKRLSKFENALSLLHWDMETYMPEKAAEKRAEIIGEISTYVFKEFISEKTKELLESATPEDDEDKAILKLVKKEFEKHEKIPPELFKELQFETALSQQAWQKAKEKDNFEIFKPHLKKVVDLEKKVIECIGYESNKYDVLLDDYEPGLKTDQLKSIIVELRKFLVEFINELDSGNKPNTEILKGKYSIEKQKEFSMELLKILNYDLGAGRLDISAHPFTISISHNDIRITTRFDKYDIKNSIFSTIHECGHALYEQGIPEEFRGLPIGDGASMGIHESQSRFWENIVGRSLEFWKFIYPKFTKYFPNFKNVKVEEFWRAINTVERSLIRTEADEVTYNLHIMLRFELEEALINDRITVDELPKLWNKKMKEYLGIVPKNDAFGVLQDVHWAHGSFGYFPSYMLGNLYAAQIYYTMKKDIPNFGEKVEKGQFIEILSWLRKKVHSKGKTLMPIELIKEISNEELNPKYFIEYVKEKFTKVYKK
- a CDS encoding GNAT family N-acetyltransferase; this encodes MNLKILTLNEYSLIDFVNFVNKVFQDYTVPVNWNVVNFEMDVRENSIFLEDSFIFLRDTKPVGFIVNSIRHERARIDAMGVVKEERGTGTASFILEHSTNYLKWKGIQTISLEVITKDSRAYRFYEKHGFRERRKLHLLINKNVKSKDIYFRSIKVEPRYIYTLSLNLQLSGRKPNWQREPVTLLLANGRYNHVRLITDKTEGYLVWGKNEDNTTYIVDLGTKDKEKWDEIAKVAIAFLRNETNCKIISATSVPEDDPMYTALVENGFESLLIQSEMHKKLQ
- a CDS encoding L7Ae/L30e/S12e/Gadd45 family ribosomal protein; protein product: MNEQKILTLLGFASKAKKLVYGKDNIREYIKNPKIKTKVILIAKDTGQRVKKDIKIRCDISNVPFVEIADKKTLSKATGMLNIAILGILDENMAKSILNFSKEGGENESKNINSE
- the folE2 gene encoding GTP cyclohydrolase FolE2 codes for the protein MRDVQSEKDTREIPLKHVGIKDLKYPIQVLDRKNKVQNTIAKINMYVDLPKDFRGTHMSRFLEVFNKFHLKIDPKNIKMILDDLKKTLKAKSAKIEIMFPYFIKKKAPVTKIESYMEYTCGFKAYDGPEKCEFFIVVEVPVQTLCPCSKEISKYNAHNQRAHVRIEVETSDLVWFEELIEIAEKHSSVPLFSLLKRPDEKFLTEKAYENPKFVEDVARDIALELKNNPKLKWFKVEVESYESIHNHNAFACVDSYNMEV